In Gossypium raimondii isolate GPD5lz chromosome 12, ASM2569854v1, whole genome shotgun sequence, a single window of DNA contains:
- the LOC128035514 gene encoding uncharacterized protein LOC128035514 has translation MEKGFLDKVEDNLLSNLNNLQELKEIWDRWNDEIKQLFYSSYGDLPYLLDVKVDKHLFRALAQFWNPAYSCFTFGSVDLVLTVEEYTALLHCSKIQVDKAYSRAANALAFSKKLMNITGMSEQWVTARIKQKGDSKCIPWRNLKDLILAHPDMRKKVDVFALGIYGLVVFPKALGHIDEAVIDLFDRFDKGVTPVPTILVETFRSLNECRRVGEGRFMGCTQLLLAWFRSHFWKVDKVSYRVFSENYSPLKEIVALPRQDDISEEKWMETFQNLQEGDVEWRAPWMLSDEILYRCRNFDWVPLLGI, from the exons atggaaaaagggtttcttgataaggtggaagataatCTGTTGTCAAACTTG AATAACCTACAGGAACTAAAGGAAATTTGGGACCGGTGGAATGATGAGATCAAGCAGCTCTTCTATTCTAGCTATGGAGACCTACCTTACTTGCTCGACGTAAAGGTGGATAAGCACCTGTTCCGTGCTTTAGCCCAATTTTGGAACCCTGCTTATAGCTGTTTCACCTTTGGAAGTGTTGATTTAGTGCTTACAGTGGAGGAATATACGGCATTGCTTCATTGTTCGAAGATCCAAGTAGATAAAGCCTACTCGAGAGCTGCTAATGCTCTAGCCTTTTCGAAGAAACTAATGAATATTacggggatgagtgagcaatgggtcACAGCACGAATTAAACAGAAGGGAGATAGTAAATGCATTCCTTGGAGGAACCTAAAAGATTTAATTCTTGCACACCCGGATATGAGGAAGAAGGTTGATGTCTTTGCCTTGGGTATTTACGGCTTAGTTGTCTTTCCTAAAGCCTTGGGACATATTGATGAAGCAGTCATTGACCTTTTTGACCGTTTTGACAAGGGGGTTACACCGGTTCCAACAATTTTGGTAGAAACCTTCAGATCTCTGAATGAATGTCGAAGAGTAGGTGAGGGTAGATTCATGGGATGCACGCAGCTTCTTTTAGCATGGTTTcgcagtcacttttggaaggtggataaggtCTCCTATCGggttttttctgaaaattattcaccctTGAAGGAAATAGTGGCATTACCGAGGCAGGATGATATTTCagaggaaaaatggatggaaactTTTCAGAATCTTCAAGAAGGGGatgttgagtggagagctccttggatGCTGTCAGATGAGATCTTATATAGGTGtagaaattttgattgggttcccCTACTTGGGATTTAG
- the LOC105762214 gene encoding uncharacterized protein LOC105762214 produces MTNAWRQTRRLKRLAVGPLVTPEYISWLGRRVNDNIPIPGQGDSQLVGKHVHMVPSELEIIKQDFERRNSELEKKIGQMEEEKMSLKLDVDVQKLETEGLKKEKRKAEEDLNSLKTDYKRLRMSMRTAGLGKTSEQWRQEVQEEKVKADRWEKRYQEAKKQNKSFERSLSESQSEKDELKARVAELEAMLQDYEARIEHLEANEDHQNEQLHYRQDQVASRDHIMGEAVVQIQGVVEHLQTLAVQADVLSVKYESESDQGQKLASILKEIKVLSFTPPHERVQAEYPRKSTVTIMPQQFRAGVSNLQTGSGFNPENNPVNPAIPDFDEVAEKERIKVELKAVRGSMQVARGEVQSDGSH; encoded by the exons ATGACTAATGCTTGGAGGCAGACTCGTCGATTGAAGAGGTTGGCAGTAGGTCCATTAGTGACTCCTGAATATATCAGTTGGCTAGGTAGGAGGGTCAATGACAACATACCTATACCAGGTCAAGGAGACAGTCAACTTGTGGGAAAGCATGTACATATGGTCCCTTCTGAGCTAGAAATcataaaacaagattttgaaagaagaaattctGAGCTTGAGAAGAAGATAGGGCAAATGGAAGAGGAAAAGATGAGTCTGAAGCTGGATGTGGATGTTCAGAAGCTGGAAACCGAAGGCCTGAAGAAAGAAAAGCGCAAAGCTGAGGAGGATTTGAATAGCTTAAAGACGGATTATAAGAGGCTACGTATGTCAATGAGAACTGCTGGATTGGGAAAAACCTCAGAGCAGTGGCGTCAAGAAGTTCAAGAAGAAAAGGTTAAGGCTGATAGGTGGGAAAAGAGATATCAAGAGGCTAAAAAGCAAAATAAGTCCTTTGAGAGAAGTTTGTCCGAAAGCCAGAGCGAAAAGGATGAATTAAAAGCTAGGGTGGCCGAACTGGAGGCAATGTTACAAGACTATGAAGCTAGAATTGAACATCTTGAAGCAAATGAAGATCATCAAAATGAACAGCTTCACTATCGTCAGGATCAAGTTGCAAGCAGGGATCACATCATGGGAGAAGCCGTGGTTCAGATCCAAGGGGTAGTTGAGCACTTGCAGACTCTGGCAGTACAAGCTGATGTACtaagtgtgaagtatgaatcaGAATCAGATCAAGGGCAGAAGTTGGCATCAATACTTAAGGAGATTAAAGTTCTAA gtttcacccctccacatgAGCGAGTTCAAGCTGAATACCCGCGCAAATCCACTGTCACCATCATGCCTCAGCAATTTCGAGCTGGTGTTTCGAACCTCCAAACTGGGTCGGGTTTTAATCCCGAAAACAACCCCGTGAACCCTGCCATTCCGGACTTTGACGAAGTGgctgagaaagaaagaataaaggtGGAATTAAAAGCAGTTAGAGGATCGATGCAAGTGGCTCGAGGAGAAGTTCAAAGCGATGGAAGTCACTGA
- the LOC105764433 gene encoding autophagy-related protein 8C-like: MAKSSFKLEHPLERRQAEAARIREKYPDRIPVIVERADKSDVPDIDKKKYLVPADLTVGQFVYVVRKRIKLGPEKAIFIFVKNILPPTAAMMSAIYDENHDEDGFLYMTYSGENTFGIH; the protein is encoded by the exons ATGGCCAAGAGCTCCTTTAAGTTGGAACACCCTCTCG AAAGGAGGCAAGCTGAAGCTGCACGCATTAGGGAAAAGTATCCGGACAGAATCCCA GTTATTGTTGAAAGGGCCGATAAGAGCGATGTGCCTGATATTGATAAGAAAAA ATATCTGGTTCCTGCTGATCTAACTGTTGGTCAATTCGTTTATGTTGTCCGGAAGAGGATCAAGCTTGGTCCTGAGAAGGCTATATTCATTTTTGTGAAGAACATTCTACCACCAACTG CCGCTATGATGTCTGCCATATATGATGAAAACCATGATGAAGATGGTTTCCTTTATATGACTTACAGTGGTGAAAACACATTTGGGATTCATTGA
- the LOC105764431 gene encoding uncharacterized protein LOC105764431 isoform X1 — protein MANVAVDKDQQWLTNCLSASLDPNQEVRSFAEASLDQASLQPGFGRGLSQVAANRDLPFGLRQLAALILKQFIRKHWQEGDESFQSPAVSSDEKAVIRGLLLSTLDDPNRKLCTAISMAIAAIAVYDWPESWPDLLPFLLKLIGDQTSMNGVHGGLRCLALLSGDLDDTMIPTLVPVLFPCLYTIVSSSQTYNKYLRTKALSVVYACTSMLGAMSGVYQVETNVLMEPMLKPWLDQFSFILEHPVQPEDTDDWSIRMEVLKCLNQFVQNFPSFNESLFMVIVGPLWQTFVSSLSVYTRSSIEGTEDPYEGSYDSDGAEKSLDSFVIQLFEFLLTIVGSTKFVQVVANNIADLVYYTIAFLQVTEQQVHTWSMDANQFVADEDDVTYSCRVSGALLLEEVATCCGGDGIDAIINAASKRFSESQQEKAAGSVVWWRMKEATLFALASLSEQLLEAEVSGLTKVSIGNLLEQMITEDMGIGVHEYPFLYARMFISVAKFSSVMSGGILEHFLLAAMKTIGMDVPPAVKVGACRALSQLLPEAKKNTIEPQMMGLLSSLTDLLHRASDETLHLVLETLQAAIKAGHESSASAEPIISPIILNMWVLHISDPFICIDAIEVLEAIKNTPGCFLPLASRILPYIGPVLNKPQQQPNGLVAGSLDLLTMLLKNAPTDVVKAAYDVCFDAIIRIVLESDDHSEMQNATECLASFVSGGRQELLFWGSDSGFTMRSLLDAASRLLDPDLESSGSLFVGSYILQLILHLPSQMGQHIQNLIVALVRRMQSASIEGLRSSLLLIFARLIHLSAPNVEQFINLLMTIPAEGYQNAFVYVMSEWTKQQGEIQGAYQIKVTTSALALLLSTRHPELTNINVQGHLIKSISGITTRSKAKSAPDQWTIVPLPAKILALLADALIEIQEQVRDAEDEDSDWEEIHGDMDSDKDLLSSAAATPFGRSGYEHLEAMAKAYNENQEDEYEDNILSVTDPLNELNLANYLADFLSKFSQSDQQLFENLCQCLTRAQQDAIKIALNR, from the exons CTAGCTGCTCTCATTTTGAAGCAGTTTATCAGAAAACATTGGCAGGAGGGTGATGAATCATTTCAATCTCCTGCTGTTTCAAGCGACGAGAAG GCAGTTATCCGCGGACTACTTTTATCAACTTTGGATGATCCTAATAGAAAACTTTGCACAGCTATCAGTATGGCTATAGCAGCTATTGCAGTCTACGACTGGCCAGAAAGTTGGCCAGACTTGTTGCCGTTCCTCCTAAAGTTGATTGGTGATCAAACTAGCATGAATGGAG TGCATGGTGGTCTTAGGTGCTTAGCACTTCTCTCTGGGGATCTAGACGACACGATGATTCCAACATTAGTACCTGTCCTCTTCCCTTGCTTGTATACCATTGTGTCATCTTCTCAG ACCTATAACAAATATTTGCGCACAAAAGCTCTCTCTGTTGTTTATGCTTGCACTTCCATGTTGGGGGCTATGAGTGGTGTATATCAG GTAGAAACTAATGTATTGATGGAACCAATGCTTAAACCATGGTTAGATCAGTTCTCTTTTATCTTGGAACATCCTGTACAGCCTGAAGATACCGATGATTGGAGCATTAGAATGGAG gttttaaaatgcttaaatcaGTTTGTTCAGAACTTTCCTAGCTTCAATGAGAGCCTATTTATGG TTATTGTGGGGCCACTATGGCAGACATTTGTATCATCTCTGAGTGTATATACTCGATCATCAATAGAGGGTACAGAGGATCCCTATGAGGGCAGTTATGACTCTGATGGTGCAGAGAAAAGCCTTGATTCCTTTGTTATTCAG TTGTTTGAGTTCCTTTTGACTATTGTCGGTAGCACGAAATTTGTACAG GTTGTTGCAAATAATATTGCAGACTTGGTATATTACACTATTGCTTTTCTGCAAGTGACAGAACAACAG GTACATACGTGGTCAATGGATGCTAATCAATTTGTAGCTGATGAGGATGATGTCACTTATAGCTGCCGTGTGTCTG GCGCCCTTTTACTAGAGGAGGTGGCAACTTGTTGTGGGGGAGATGGCATCGATGCTATTATAAATGCTGCGAGCAAAAGATTCAGCGAGTCTCAACAAGAAAAAGCTGCTGGTTCTGTGGTTTGGTGGAGG ATGAAAGAGGCTACTTTGTTTGCTTTGGCTTCCTTGTCTGAGCAATTACTTGAGGCAGAG GTTTCGGGACTTACAAAAGTGAGCATAGGGAACCTTTTAGAGCAAATGATTACTGAAGATATGGGAATTG gTGTACATGAATATCCCTTTCTTTATGCTCGTATGTTCATATCAGTTGCTAAGTTTTCCTCTGTG ATGAGCGGTGGAATTCTTGAACACTTTCTTCTTGCTGCTATGAAGACAATTGGCATGGACGT CCCTCCAGCTGTGAAAGTAGGCGCCTGTCGAGCACTTTCACAGCTGCTTCCTGAAGCAAAGAAGAATACCATTGAGCCTCAGATGATGGGATTATTGTCATCACTGACTGATCTTCTTCATCGG GCTTCTGATGAGACATTACACCTGGTACTTGAAACACTGCAAGCGGCAATTAAAGCTG GTCATGAGTCATCAGCGTCTGCAGAGCCTATTATTTCTCCTATAATCCTCAATATGTGGGTCTTGCACATTTCGGATCCTTTCATTTGTATTGATGCAATTGAGGTTCTAGAG GCAATCAAAAATACTCCGGGTTGTTTTCTTCCTTTGGCTTCCCGAATTTTACCATATATTGGTCCAGTATTGAACAAA CCCCAACAACAGCCTAATGGACTAGTGGCCGGGTCATTGGATCTGCTAACTATGCTATTGAAG AATGCTCCTACTGATGTGGTAAAAGCAGCATATGATGTTTGTTTTGATGCTATTATCCGGATAGTTCTTGAAAGTGATGACCACAGTGAAATGCAG AATGCAACAGAATGTTTGGCATCTTTTGTATCTGGTGGAAGACAAGAACTTCTTTTTTGGGGTAGTGATTCCGGATTTACAATGCGGAGTTTGCTTGATGCAGCTTCAAG GCTTCTTGACCCTGATCTAGAAAGCTCTGGGTCTCTTTTTGTTGGCAGCTATATCCTTCAACTTATATTGCATCTTCCCTCACAAATGGGGCAGCACATTCAAAACTTGATTGTTGCTCTTGTTCGACGTATGCAATCGGCTTCAATAGAAGGATTGAGAAGCTCATTGCTCCTTATTTTTGCTAGATTG ATTCATTTGAGTGCTCCAAATGTTGAACAATTTATTAATCTGCTGATGACTATCCCGGCTGAAGGCTATCAAAATGCCTTTGTTTATGTTATGTCAGAGTGGACCAAACAACAAG GGGAGATTCAGGGGGCATATCAAATCAAAGTTACCACCAGTGCTTTGGCCCTACTGCTATCCACTAGGCATCCtgaattaacaaatattaatgtCCAAGGCCATCTAATTAAG tCTATCTCAGGAATAACCACTCGTTCGAAAGCTAAATCTGCCCCAGATCAGTGGACTATAGTGCCACTTCCAGCAAAG ATATTGGCTTTACTGGCGGATGCATTGATTGAAATACAAGAACAAGTTCGGGATGCCGAGGATGAG gATAGTGATTGGGAAGAGATTCATGGAGACATGGACTCTGACAAAGATTTGTTATCCTCAGCTGCTGCCACACCATTTGGCAGGTCCGGATATGAACATCTTGAAGCAATGGCAAAAGCATATAACGAG AATCAAGAGGACGAGTATGAAGACAACATATTAAGTGTTACAGATCCCCTTAACGAG CTCAACTTGGCAAATTATCTTGCTGACTTCTTATCGAAGTTCTCTCAAAGTGACCAACAACTATTTGAAAATCTTTGTCAG TGTTTGACACGGGCTCAGCAAGATGCTATTAAGATTGCTTTAAATCGATGA
- the LOC105764431 gene encoding uncharacterized protein LOC105764431 isoform X2, which translates to MAIAAIAVYDWPESWPDLLPFLLKLIGDQTSMNGVHGGLRCLALLSGDLDDTMIPTLVPVLFPCLYTIVSSSQTYNKYLRTKALSVVYACTSMLGAMSGVYQVETNVLMEPMLKPWLDQFSFILEHPVQPEDTDDWSIRMEVLKCLNQFVQNFPSFNESLFMVIVGPLWQTFVSSLSVYTRSSIEGTEDPYEGSYDSDGAEKSLDSFVIQLFEFLLTIVGSTKFVQVVANNIADLVYYTIAFLQVTEQQVHTWSMDANQFVADEDDVTYSCRVSGALLLEEVATCCGGDGIDAIINAASKRFSESQQEKAAGSVVWWRMKEATLFALASLSEQLLEAEVSGLTKVSIGNLLEQMITEDMGIGVHEYPFLYARMFISVAKFSSVMSGGILEHFLLAAMKTIGMDVPPAVKVGACRALSQLLPEAKKNTIEPQMMGLLSSLTDLLHRASDETLHLVLETLQAAIKAGHESSASAEPIISPIILNMWVLHISDPFICIDAIEVLEAIKNTPGCFLPLASRILPYIGPVLNKPQQQPNGLVAGSLDLLTMLLKNAPTDVVKAAYDVCFDAIIRIVLESDDHSEMQNATECLASFVSGGRQELLFWGSDSGFTMRSLLDAASRLLDPDLESSGSLFVGSYILQLILHLPSQMGQHIQNLIVALVRRMQSASIEGLRSSLLLIFARLIHLSAPNVEQFINLLMTIPAEGYQNAFVYVMSEWTKQQGEIQGAYQIKVTTSALALLLSTRHPELTNINVQGHLIKSISGITTRSKAKSAPDQWTIVPLPAKILALLADALIEIQEQVRDAEDEDSDWEEIHGDMDSDKDLLSSAAATPFGRSGYEHLEAMAKAYNENQEDEYEDNILSVTDPLNELNLANYLADFLSKFSQSDQQLFENLCQCLTRAQQDAIKIALNR; encoded by the exons ATGGCTATAGCAGCTATTGCAGTCTACGACTGGCCAGAAAGTTGGCCAGACTTGTTGCCGTTCCTCCTAAAGTTGATTGGTGATCAAACTAGCATGAATGGAG TGCATGGTGGTCTTAGGTGCTTAGCACTTCTCTCTGGGGATCTAGACGACACGATGATTCCAACATTAGTACCTGTCCTCTTCCCTTGCTTGTATACCATTGTGTCATCTTCTCAG ACCTATAACAAATATTTGCGCACAAAAGCTCTCTCTGTTGTTTATGCTTGCACTTCCATGTTGGGGGCTATGAGTGGTGTATATCAG GTAGAAACTAATGTATTGATGGAACCAATGCTTAAACCATGGTTAGATCAGTTCTCTTTTATCTTGGAACATCCTGTACAGCCTGAAGATACCGATGATTGGAGCATTAGAATGGAG gttttaaaatgcttaaatcaGTTTGTTCAGAACTTTCCTAGCTTCAATGAGAGCCTATTTATGG TTATTGTGGGGCCACTATGGCAGACATTTGTATCATCTCTGAGTGTATATACTCGATCATCAATAGAGGGTACAGAGGATCCCTATGAGGGCAGTTATGACTCTGATGGTGCAGAGAAAAGCCTTGATTCCTTTGTTATTCAG TTGTTTGAGTTCCTTTTGACTATTGTCGGTAGCACGAAATTTGTACAG GTTGTTGCAAATAATATTGCAGACTTGGTATATTACACTATTGCTTTTCTGCAAGTGACAGAACAACAG GTACATACGTGGTCAATGGATGCTAATCAATTTGTAGCTGATGAGGATGATGTCACTTATAGCTGCCGTGTGTCTG GCGCCCTTTTACTAGAGGAGGTGGCAACTTGTTGTGGGGGAGATGGCATCGATGCTATTATAAATGCTGCGAGCAAAAGATTCAGCGAGTCTCAACAAGAAAAAGCTGCTGGTTCTGTGGTTTGGTGGAGG ATGAAAGAGGCTACTTTGTTTGCTTTGGCTTCCTTGTCTGAGCAATTACTTGAGGCAGAG GTTTCGGGACTTACAAAAGTGAGCATAGGGAACCTTTTAGAGCAAATGATTACTGAAGATATGGGAATTG gTGTACATGAATATCCCTTTCTTTATGCTCGTATGTTCATATCAGTTGCTAAGTTTTCCTCTGTG ATGAGCGGTGGAATTCTTGAACACTTTCTTCTTGCTGCTATGAAGACAATTGGCATGGACGT CCCTCCAGCTGTGAAAGTAGGCGCCTGTCGAGCACTTTCACAGCTGCTTCCTGAAGCAAAGAAGAATACCATTGAGCCTCAGATGATGGGATTATTGTCATCACTGACTGATCTTCTTCATCGG GCTTCTGATGAGACATTACACCTGGTACTTGAAACACTGCAAGCGGCAATTAAAGCTG GTCATGAGTCATCAGCGTCTGCAGAGCCTATTATTTCTCCTATAATCCTCAATATGTGGGTCTTGCACATTTCGGATCCTTTCATTTGTATTGATGCAATTGAGGTTCTAGAG GCAATCAAAAATACTCCGGGTTGTTTTCTTCCTTTGGCTTCCCGAATTTTACCATATATTGGTCCAGTATTGAACAAA CCCCAACAACAGCCTAATGGACTAGTGGCCGGGTCATTGGATCTGCTAACTATGCTATTGAAG AATGCTCCTACTGATGTGGTAAAAGCAGCATATGATGTTTGTTTTGATGCTATTATCCGGATAGTTCTTGAAAGTGATGACCACAGTGAAATGCAG AATGCAACAGAATGTTTGGCATCTTTTGTATCTGGTGGAAGACAAGAACTTCTTTTTTGGGGTAGTGATTCCGGATTTACAATGCGGAGTTTGCTTGATGCAGCTTCAAG GCTTCTTGACCCTGATCTAGAAAGCTCTGGGTCTCTTTTTGTTGGCAGCTATATCCTTCAACTTATATTGCATCTTCCCTCACAAATGGGGCAGCACATTCAAAACTTGATTGTTGCTCTTGTTCGACGTATGCAATCGGCTTCAATAGAAGGATTGAGAAGCTCATTGCTCCTTATTTTTGCTAGATTG ATTCATTTGAGTGCTCCAAATGTTGAACAATTTATTAATCTGCTGATGACTATCCCGGCTGAAGGCTATCAAAATGCCTTTGTTTATGTTATGTCAGAGTGGACCAAACAACAAG GGGAGATTCAGGGGGCATATCAAATCAAAGTTACCACCAGTGCTTTGGCCCTACTGCTATCCACTAGGCATCCtgaattaacaaatattaatgtCCAAGGCCATCTAATTAAG tCTATCTCAGGAATAACCACTCGTTCGAAAGCTAAATCTGCCCCAGATCAGTGGACTATAGTGCCACTTCCAGCAAAG ATATTGGCTTTACTGGCGGATGCATTGATTGAAATACAAGAACAAGTTCGGGATGCCGAGGATGAG gATAGTGATTGGGAAGAGATTCATGGAGACATGGACTCTGACAAAGATTTGTTATCCTCAGCTGCTGCCACACCATTTGGCAGGTCCGGATATGAACATCTTGAAGCAATGGCAAAAGCATATAACGAG AATCAAGAGGACGAGTATGAAGACAACATATTAAGTGTTACAGATCCCCTTAACGAG CTCAACTTGGCAAATTATCTTGCTGACTTCTTATCGAAGTTCTCTCAAAGTGACCAACAACTATTTGAAAATCTTTGTCAG TGTTTGACACGGGCTCAGCAAGATGCTATTAAGATTGCTTTAAATCGATGA